The bacterium genomic sequence GAGCGGCCGGCGGTTCACTGCTCCGCGACGTCCTCGAGGAACCAGTCCACGAGCCGCTGGGTGCGATGGACCGCCGACGACTCGATGCGCGCCGTCTCGGCAACGAGTGCGTCGACGTCGATGCCGTGGGCACGAAGCTCGTCGCCCCCGAATCCGATCCATTCGCCCAGCAGCGAGCCGTCCACCTCGGGATGGAACTGCAGCCCGAGACTCCGATCCCTGCGGAACGCCTGCGACCCGTTGGCATTGCGGGCCAGTTCGGTGGCACCCTCGGGGACCGTGAAGCGGTCGTAGTGCCACTGGAACCACGGTCCGGGCGAGAGGCCGTCGGGCTCGTCGGTGTCGATGCTCATCCAGCCGAACTCCGGAGCCGGGGCGCGCGACACCGTGCCGCCCAGAGCCGCCGACAGGACTTGGCCGCCGAAGCAAACACCGAGGACCGCCGCCCCGGCTTCGTGCGCCTCCCTGACGAAGTCGAGCTCGCGGTGGATCCACGAGCCGATCTTGGCGTCGTCGTACACCGACCAGATCGCACCCAGGACGACCACCAGGTCGTAGTCACAGGGGTCGGGAAACTCCCGATCGCTGACGGGGTTCGCCACGTCGGGGACCACCCGGAAGGGCTCCAACTCGACCCCCCGGCGCTCCATGGCCTCACCGATCAGCGCCGCGTGTCCGGTCGGGTCGTGCTCGACCGCCAACCCCCGCAC encodes the following:
- a CDS encoding type 1 glutamine amidotransferase yields the protein MRGLAVEHDPTGHAALIGEAMERRGVELEPFRVVPDVANPVSDREFPDPCDYDLVVVLGAIWSVYDDAKIGSWIHRELDFVREAHEAGAAVLGVCFGGQVLSAALGGTVSRAPAPEFGWMSIDTDEPDGLSPGPWFQWHYDRFTVPEGATELARNANGSQAFRRDRSLGLQFHPEVDGSLLGEWIGFGGDELRAHGIDVDALVAETARIESSAVHRTQRLVDWFLEDVAEQ